TCGCACAGCCCATACGTGTTTTTTCTCTCTCGATCGGACCTTCATTAAGAGGAACGAGAAATACCAACGTTTACAAGGCCAAACAGTAACGGTGGCGAGGAGCCATCAGAAGGTGCTAACCAGAACCCCTAGCTACTGGAATTTAGTAGTTGAGACAAATTTCGCGACAAAAAGGGGCACAACACCGCTAGGGTAGAGAAGCCTGCATCAATCCAGTCTGTGGATTCGTGAGTGACCGCGGCAGCAAGCTCCTCAATCCCCGCCGCAGAATGCCGGAAAGTTTCTGTTGTTTCTCGATCTCCTTCCATGCGCACCAGGAAACAAGCAACACCAATGAATCAAACGGTGGCCTAGCGTCTCCCTGGAGCCGTTTCCTTTGCCGTAGCCACCAGGTTGCCAAATGGTCATCCCCATCCGGTGCTAGCGCCGCAAGGCCAACCGGCGCTAGCAGCCTATACCAGAGCTGCCTTGCCATCAAGTGATTAGCAGACTCCGGCCGGCTCTTGACCACACATGATGCAGTCGTCAGTATCCTGCAGACCATGCCTTTTACGACGTTCGGTAGTCCAAAGCCTACCATGAAGGGCCAACTAACCAGAAGAAGAATTTCACTTTGGGCGGCGCCTTCGTCTTCCAAAGCTCCTTGGCTCCCAATAGCGACGTCGAGCCAGCGAAAGAAGGCTCGATATGCTGACGCCGCCGAGTATCTGCCGTCCGCCGACCACTTCCACACAACGCTGGCAGCTTGGAGCGGATTCAGCTGCACCGAGCGCAATAGTTGCCAGACAACCAGGTACTGGCAAAGCACCTGCGTTGTCGGCGCGCCGACGATGTCCCGCGCCCATCTGTTCTGAAACAGGCCGTGGTCGCGACGGGCCCGCGAATTCAGGCCGCGAACAATCCGAATAAAAAGACTCTGACCTAACAAGGGTAACCGGTTGGAGCGACTCAGATAGACAGCTTAGACAGCTCAGTTCGACTGTTGGGTAATGCTGAAAACGCTTGCGTTAGTTCTGGTTCCACTTCACGGGCTGGCTACATTCCCCTTTCCACTTCCACGAAATCCCAAATTTATCGAGCCTGTTTAAATTAAATTAAACGAACCCCAGTATTTCGGATGAGTTAACCACTCTACGTACCTCAGCAGTCAGCACTAAACGAACCCCGCCCGATATGTGTCGCCAATTCGCCAAAACGTACGCCATTCTCTGCTCGGCACAGATCTGGAGTACTAGTTTATCATGACTTTATAGGTGAAGGATTTGTGTTTACGGCCCTGCTTCAAGGATTACTAGTGATTTTGCtcccattttttttttttttgaatccaGTGGTTTTGACTCTGCCTTTTTGCAGTTGATGATTATTTCATCAAGAAACTAGTTTCACAGTGTCAATTCAACGGTTAATATAATGGGCAAGTTTGCATTTATTTCAAAGGTCTACGTATGTATTTTTATCCCAATATTTTGACTTGAGTGTGATACACATCATTTTGACAACAATAATTGACAAAATCTCCGTATACGTATTCTAAATCTGACGACCAAACCAAACGTTGAGAAGAAAAACATTGACAACGGTGCATGTATAGATGTGTACTCGTATGTTGCATTCTAGGACAGGGGACATGTTCTAGTTCTGCTGCTAATACAAACACGAGGCATTGCTAGACGGTGGATTGCACGTAGTTGTAACTAACTGTAAGACACCCGTTTTGCGACGTTGGAAGAAGTTGAACACCGACGCTAGCGGTCCGCAGCGGCGATCACCGGCGACAGGCTGGAGTAACCAGCGGTAACCCAGCTGCTTGCTTCCTCAATGATAGCACGTATGAGCTCTTGTGGCGTTCTTGAGACCTTGTCAAACGTTCTCCGGGTCCGTTGCGTTCGTAAGATGTGAGCAACACCGCCGAGTCGAAGCCCAATCTAGCAGCTTTAGGCTGTGTTTGGCATAGCTCCCGGGGGTTACGGTTCCTCCGTGAAATCTCTGTAGCAACAGGGGTGGCACAAATGCCATTGAAGAACGATCGGTAGGCCAAGGAAGCTGAGTACTTGCCGTCCGGAGTCCAACGCCAGATGAATCTATCTGGTACTGCTGCCTGCAAATGCACATTCTCGAGCTTCTCCCAGAGTGCGACATATATGGGCCTGTTTGGCATGCCTCCAACTCTGAGTGGAGCTGCTCCACTCTAGAATTCCAGGTGGAGCCAGCTCTGGGTAGAGTTGGAGCTGTCTGATAGAGGTGTTTGGCTGGGAGGGTGTCCTTAGCTCCACAAAAAGGAGTTCGAGGGTAGATTGCCATTTTTACCCCTGGTTTGAATAAATACACCGTTCTTTAGACAAAATGAATGACTTGAACTTTccacaaatatgaaatgaaaataCATGCAGTAAATTCCAAAATAATTACTAAAACATTTCAAGCCAAGTCATCCTAAGTCATTGAACATCGATTAATCCAATGTGTTCAACACATAATGAGTAGTATAGATAAACAATCAGTAGCCAATTAGTAGATATTTGGACTGCATCTATCTACTGCTCTCCATGCCCCAGCGCTCGAGGTCTCCCCAGCCTCGCCGCCCCCGCCCTCGCCTCTGCTCGCCGAGAAGTCCAGCGCCGCGTCCCCGGACGGCGCCGATGCCGCCGCCATGTCCTCCTACGGTGCGCGCGCTGCTCACGCTGGCGCTGGACTTCCGCAAGCGGATGTACATGCCGCTGCCGTGGGGGTACTACGGCAGCGTCGTCCACTTCACCCGTGTGCGCGCCGACCTCGACGCCGGGCTGCCTGCCGTCACGGCGGCGCTGGACCGCCACGTTGCCGGCGTGCCAGAGGACGAGCTGTGGCGCGCCGTGGAGTGGCTCCACGCCCGCCAGCAACAGGAGGGCGGCGGCGTTCAGCGGGGCTCGGTGGACAGCGGCGGGGCTCGGGCAGCTAGCGGTAGGGATGGATGGCGGGCGCCGGTGTGGGTGGCGGCGGGCAAACCCTAGCGGCGGCGGGGGTCGGGCGCCAGAACAGAGCAGTTGCGGATTGGAGGAGGCGCAGGAGAGAGATGTGGCGCGGGGGGTCTCGGGAGGAAAAGAACGAACCGTTTTTTGTGTAACCAGTGGCATTGGTGGGTAATTACCCATCAACTCCACGAGGAGGTTCATATTGGGTGGTTCTGGAGCtgcaaaagaggtgctccaaaactccatCTTCATTTGCACTACAGCTCCATGGAGTTTTGGAGCTGAGGTGTTTGGTTGAAAAATTAGTTTGAGTTGCTTGAGTTTAGCTCCAGATACATACCAAACAGGCCCATAGTCACAGAGGACGACGGGAGCAGTGGGCGCCGGCCCCCACGATGTCCCGAACCCGGCCAGGTTCGCTGCAGCATTGCTTCCTTGACTGTTTGATCTCGTCGACGTCGGTCAATAGCATTGAAAAGGCTTCCCTAATGCAGTGCACGGCTGCTGTGGGAAAAAAAACAAAATGCAGTGCATACCCACGGCTACCGTAGAAAAAAAAAATGGAGTGCACCTACAGGTAACAAACGCAGTACACGGCTCGCGTAGAAAAAAAAGCAGCAGCAAAGTTGCATGCACGGACGTGGAATGCTCCCGTCCATTCATTCCATTTTCGAGGACACCCGCGCACAAGCGAGGCTCTGTTCGGCTGAGCTGTTTTAGTGTGAGAAAAATATTGATAAACCGactgataagtttaagcgaacgTGGCTCGCTCAGCCTAACGTCACCTTTGCTTTCGTGCGCACGGTGTGCTTCCTTTGTCATTGCCCCGAAAGCAAGCGAAAATCAGGCCAGCAGCGTACACTGACCTCCGACGCCACGGCCTGGGTTGGACGACACACACGACTGATCTGGGCATAATAAAGGGATGGAAACTCAAGCGTCGAGCTTCTTGGATGTTGGAAGCATGCTTCACTTCACTTGCTGGAGAATGGGACGGGTGAGTTTAGAGCTAGAATTTGAAAAgattataaaaagaaaagaattttGAAAAAGTATTATGGAAGTACGTACTCCACGCGTGGATAAACTTTGCCGGGACAAAAGAAAAACAGAAGGAAATGAGAGTTCGCTGACAAACGCAAATTTCTTCTATCTTCCTCACAATTCAATTCTTACAACCTTAATCGCCTTTAAATCTCACGCACAAGTGGAAAAGCCATATTGCCAGCAAAGTTCTAAATTTTGAACACTGAAGCTCATTTTCAGTCTTGCTTGGTTGTgcccaaaaaaaattaaaatgctTCAAGCAGTTCACGACGATGTATGTTGCATTGCATCTCCAATAGAAAtggggcaaaaaaaaaatcacgCACTACGGCAGTAAGGATCATATGCAAGGATGAACCAGCTTGGCAGCTTGCCATTTCAATCTCATCACTAGCTACAGTTGTGAGATCAGATCAGCGGGTACACGAGGTATCTACTGAAAAGTTAACTACAAGAAagatttttttactaaaaaaaaATCCCAGGAGCAGAGGAATTACTGCTGTAAACCGAACTTCTAATTTCACATACAACTAAATTATCAAGCTCTACTCTTCAGTGGAAAAACCTTCGTCGGCACCTTGCTGATCCCATCTCCTCGTACTCAGACTTTGTAATGCACATTGATTCGAAATCAGGAGATGATGCCAGAATAGATCCGCCTCTCCAGACACCAAGAATTGGGCTACAAGTAACCGAGTGTTAATATCATTCAAATACATGGGATGTTTCTCTTCTCAGTAGCTGCCTCTGAAAAGTTTGGGCATGTATAAGACGGAGACTGTGATATATAGAGGGAGAGATAGACATACTCCTCTTGACGAGTTATTTTAACCTTGTAGTTGTCAGGGACAAGAGGCCGAAGTTCCCTCTCCCTGTCAATACAATTAGTGCAATCTCAGTGACCACCTCGAAATACACCAAATAACAAGTGTATCTGATGGCCCCTTTGCAACGAAAAAAAAATAGCATATAGTGTCTATATATAATGCTAATGAAACAACTTAATCTGGGGAACAGTGTGCTTCCGCCTGTCAAGATGATGCTGGAAACAGGACAACAATGTAAACTCACATGCATAGCATATTCAAAGATCAAAACAAGTGCAGATGTAAACGATACCTCTCAAAAAGCACAGGTTGAAGATATTGATGGCAAGCTTGTACAGCACGAACTATACACTCAGCAAGTCCAGCTTGATTTATGCCTATAAATATGCACAGTAGAGATTAGCATGGAAAAAATGAGCAGCTTAAACAATATGCCAACCCCAAACAATACTCCTATGCAGaagaaaaatgaacaaaacatcaATGTCTTGTGTTCTATTGTTAGCcaaaaaaaaagggcagacccagtgccggaggctcccacatgagtggggtctagggaagggaaaaaccgaggcaagccttccccccgcaaaatctgcgaagaggctgcttcgaacccgtgacctggtgactcagtgagatagctctcaccactgcaccaggcctgcccttcttctATTGTTAGCCAAAgtttaaggaaaagaagaatgaTAGATGTGAAATTCAGTAAGTAGATCCAAACTAACAGGCCAAGTGAATAGCAACTCCTGAGTCTCTGGCAAGAATTATATGTGACTAGATTTGCATCTCAATGTTTAACATGCAaatcccccccaccccccaccccacccaaaaaaaaaacCAGAAAAACAGCTGATGGTTTATCTGAATTTATTGCAAATGGAACAAATTATTATTGTGTTTTGCGATGTTTTTACGAAACAAAATGAAAAGAAGGAAATCATAAGAATGATATGTTTCCCAAAACAATTTGAGAATTGATATCACAAATGAGACTATATTTAAAATCTTATGAGCAAAAGTATACAGGACATTTCACATTGACACTAACCAAGATCGATTGGATGAAAAAACATCTCCGGGACTAGGAACCTTTCATTTGTCAATACAAATTCCTACAGAATTATAACTTCATTAATAATACCATAAAAACATAAGGCAACTGAGACCAAAGAGGCAACGATGTTACATTTTGACTTAATTCTGGCTTTTTCCGATCCTCCGACTTATTTATATCCAGGCCATGTTCTTTTTTCTCTGCTTCTTCATCAAGAGGCAGAGAGCGATATCTAAGTGCTTCATCCATGTCCTTGACAAACCCTTTCTTGTATGCTATACCATCGGGGAGAATGTAAGAACACCTAAAAGGGTTGTCCTTAAATGATAACCTGCCAAGCAATTGCACAGCAAGCTGCTAAGTGATTTGAGTAGCATAAAATCCCTTGGTTCAGTCAACTAATTAGTAGCATTCCAACTTTGAAGGAATGTGATTTTACATCATTTAACATGTTTTTTTACGTAATGCAGCACAATATGCTTTAGGATGATACTTTTAAACAACCTTTCAGCAAAGAAAATTTGTCACCACTAAGGCACTAACATTCACCTATCATGGGTGGGCATTCCATAGCATCCAGAGAGAACATCATCTCTTGGCACTGTAAATCCAGTGTGTTTGAAGAAGACATTTTAAACAACAACATGGAGAAAACATAACCCAAGTATAGGATGATTCCAGAAACATAATCCATTATGCTTGGTTCatttatttgtttgtttgtttgctgGAGATAAGTTTTGCATTCTTGAAATTCAAATGTTAAGGTATTTCATGCCTTGCAATGCCAAGTGAAGTTTCACTTACAAAACCTTGTCCTCCCCCACACATATATGCACATGCACTCTGTTCAGTAAGttataaaatcaagtttggaaaATAACAGGCTATCGATAGAGGCAGTTAAATTGGTTACACAGGCACAGGCAGAGTCCAAATGCTGCATGTTCCTAGATGGCATTTCAAAATCAAGGTTGCTGTGACCttgaaatttaattgaaactATCATTATACATTAACCCTAAacaaatggaaagaagaattgAAAATATGATATATACGGTGACAGATTATGAAGGCAGCAGACCTGGCAAGGTGAAGGTCACCTGGGACATCAAGCGAGACAAAGCATAGCTTTTCCTTTGCATCATCAATGAGGAGAGTTTCATCCATGACATTAAGGGAACGATATGAGACAAGCTCCTTGAGATAGTTTGTAAGGGCCTTGCCACCAAGGTCCATACGCTGAACGCCATAATTCAGAGTAAAGTTCTGAAGCACAGGGGACGCGTGGGTGAAAGAGAAGCCACAGTCAACAACAAGGCTGCACTGGGCACAAAAGAGCATTGGTTGGCGGCTAGCCTCATAAAGGTGGACGAGGGAAGGACCATCTGCAACACAAAGAGAGTTGAAACCAAACTCCTCGAACACCAGCTCGTCAGTTGCATGTTGCAGCGCTGGAGGATTAAACAATGGCTCCACCAGTAACAGGGATGAGTTGGTAGGATCAACCTGGAGAAGATTGCATAAAACCCGTTCCCACACCTCCTTCTGCACCTCGGTATTGATAAGATAGCCACGATCAATAGGACGCTTCAGTGTCATGCCAGTCACATCGACATCTTCTGCCTGCAGCTGATCAGCAACCAGCCATTTTTTGGAATTAGCATTACCACCAGGGGGTTTGGCCATACAGTTGGGGACAATAGCAATTGGATCATTGTCTCCGCCAAAGCCAGCCTTGAGAAGGCCACCCCCATTGTCTATCACCACCACACGTGATCCAACAGTCATTGTATATCCCAGCCTCAGCTTCTTCTCAGGGAAAGGAGTCCCTAAGTGACAGTCAAATTTAAGAGGGGGCCTATACACATTTAAGAGGGGGCCTATAGCCCTATACACACATGAAAAagatgcaaataaacacgatggAAATAGCAGGTTGCACAAAATTGCAGAAAGGTCTGCAATACACAACTTAGCAACAGACATACTAAAGACACAAATACAGCTAGGGTGATAGTTGGTCTGAATTAGATTGAAAAGTAATGTTACACATGAAACATTGGATCTAGAAGCTAGATTTGACAGCTATAATAATAAGTGAACATGTGACAACAATAGTACAACATATAGTAGGTGGCAGGCCCAGGATTCTGAGGTTGGGTATTCAAAAAATTTTGTACCTGAAGCCCTACTTGGCATGTTATAATACCACATAGTAGTAGCTGTATAATATACAAGGATATAACACATTATTGAGCACGATTTCATATATTCATAGAAATGAGCATAACTTGAAATTATTTAACATATATAAATACCAATTGTTCAACATAATGACATATTGAATTGGCAACATCTGAAATATATAGAGGGTATAAAACATATGAAAGTGTAAACATCTGAAATATATAGAGGACAAGATATGAAACAACAAAATGATAAACATTGGTGAAACAGTAAAGACGCAAAGTACTCTAAGCAAATTTCACTGCCTTAGACACTGTCTCAGTTTCAATTTTTCATAAATAATGGTATGCGATCGATAATGCATTGAAATGGTAAGCCAGTTGACCAAATTAACTTACAATTTGAATTAACGGTTGCCGGTTAGTCCTCTACTCAAATCAGCAGACAGCAGATGGCACCCGGCTGCCGGCCTCCCAGTCACGGGCTCACAGCAGTTGGCCTGCTGCCGGCCACTGCCGCCCTGCTGTGGCCTCCACCCTCCGCTCGGTGCCTCAGCAAGGGCCAGGAGCAGCAGCCGCCCCACCCAGCCGCCCAACGGCTAGCCACTCCGCTGCTGCGGTGCGCATGCCGCCTCACCACTGCAAGTGCTCAGCGCCTTGCGGCTCGCTCGCACGCCGCGACGGCAACGTTGCCTCGACCATCCGTTTCGACTAAAAAAAGTTCAAAACTTAATTGACTATAAATCCAAAAAATGCgataaaatccaaaaaaaaaagttCGGTATACATGACTATAAATTAACCAAATTGCGATAAAACATTTAAAAGGTTCAAAGCTTACATAAATAGGTCCGAAACTTACACAAATAGTCACTTATAGTATAAATTAACCATGCTTTCTTACCCTATCTATATCTAAATTAAATGGTATAAAAGTACAGCTATGTCACTTAGTACCAACAATACAATTGCCTAGAGTGTTTTCAGTGGTCTCCTCCAACACGTTAAGCATGCTCTCCAACAAGCTACATCATTGATATTCAGCTTCGTCGGCCATTATTCAACTGAAAAATCACCACTGATTCCCGCGGCAACGCGGGAAGTTCAACTAGTTTCACTCAGCTCACAAATCCACAACCCCTAAGCCCGATTTACAGTACAATCTCCAAACCCTAAGCTGAGAAGTCAGAAGCACTCACTAGGCAAGTCAATAGGCCACCAGGGGGCAGGGGCCAGGCGGCGCACGCAGGCTGGACGCCTGGACGGCCTCCTGCTGGCCCGGCAAGCTGCTTGGCGGCTTCGGCGAGCCTGGGACCTGCCGGCGGAGCCGCGGAGCGCGCGGCCGCGCAGGGGTGGGGCGGGCAGCCGGCAGGGGAGGGGCGGGGTCGATGGTCGCGGTCGATGTCCTGCCTCTGCCTGGGCGTTTTTTTAGAGAAAACCTCTGCCTGGGCGTTGGGCGAGATGAAAAAAAATCCTGGGCCAAAATTGTCTTGGGCTGCAGACAAGTAAAAAAATTTTGGGCCAGATTGCAGGGTAGTTCTGGACCTACCTGACTACCCGCTGGGCCCGCCCAGTGGCGCTTTATTCATTTCCGGCAATACCGTCTTCGCTGTCATTTGACATTTCCGTAAGAAAATATAAAAATGATAATGATAATTTAGGCCTCTTCCGATCGTTTTCTGACCGTTCTTATGCAGAACGTGATGGCGTGGATAAAAACTAACTGTATCTCGTCATAACAGCCGAATCCTTCTAGATCCATGTCGTAATATGCTCTGACACCAGATATTCTTCAGATCAAACAGGTTTCGGTCTCTTCTGCATTCATCGCCACGTTTGGTTCACAAGAACGAAGGCAGATGATTTGCTTCTGATGGATAGAATACATTTTTCATCCAACCAAAATCTGATTCTGATCGAAGTTACAAAAAGATTGCCTTGCTGCTGCAGCCAGCCAGCCACTGCTAGTCCGCACAGTCGCACACTCGCACGGCTCACTGTACGCTTGTGAACAGCTTGAGCCATCTTGTTTGGTCTAAAACATGACATGTTGCCTAGATAAGCAACATGTGTTAGTACATGTGTTTTAGCAATATACCAGGTTTGATCTACATGAAGATGAAGACGAGCGCAAGGCTCAAGCTGCAACGGAAATGGGAGAATTAAAATCTGAGTGCAGAAGATACAATGCCCGAAtgagttttaagttttttcagaGAACTAGAACTAGACGAATAAATAAAACATCGAAGATGCAACCAACAAATTCAGGTGCAGGAGTGAACGGGACCGAGTCTCTGCATCAGCAATTCATCAACATGCTGGTAGGATATTAGGATGTCACACTCCAATACCCAATAGATTATCATATAAATAAATAGAAGAACCAACACGGCGCTGCTACAAACCAATGCTGAAACCTAATAGTGATGTACAAGAACAAACAAAGAGCATCCAACTCTGCACAGTGAACAAACGACCCAGGCCACAAAAGGCATTCGTATGAGTATGGCTTCTGCGTTGCAAAATAGAATACATGTCTAAGGCACAATGGCAGTCACTATGTGACAACGAAACAAAACACAGTAATCTGAATCCACAAATCAGGTAACTCAGCAAAGCCGGCTATTGGCAGATCTGCTCGACAGCGGCCACGATCTGCGCAGGCTGCACCACGGTGGCATCCTCCAGCGTCGCGGCGTACGGGGTTGGCACGTCCTGCGATGACAGGCACATGATGGGGGCGTCCAGGTAGTCCCAGAAGTTGTCGATGATGGCAGACCTCAGGCTGGCGCCGATGCCGCCCGTCCGCATGCACTCCTCCACGATCAGCACACGGTGGGTCTTCTTGATCGAGTTCCCGATGGTGTGCAGATCGAATGGCTTCAACGACCTGATGTCGATGACCTCGGGGTCGTACCCTTTGTTCACCAGGGTCTTGGCGGCCTGCATCACATGGTACCTCATGCGGGAGTACGTGAGGATGGTCACATGCTCACCTGGGCgcaccatctccgcctcctccAGGCAACAGATGTATTCCTCGTCAGGGATTTTCTCCTTCAGGTTGTATAGGAGGACGTGCTCAAACAGCACCACAGGGTTCTTGCTCCTTATGGCTGCCTTCATCAGGCCCTTGGCATTGTATGGAGTGGAGCAAGCAACCATTTGAAGGCCAGGGATTGACTGGAAGTATGACTCCAGACGCTGTGAGTGCTCAGCACCAAGCTGTCGACCAACACCACCAGGGCCTCGGATCACAATCGGGATCTTGAACTGACCGCCTGAGG
Above is a window of Miscanthus floridulus cultivar M001 unplaced genomic scaffold, ASM1932011v1 fs_22_1_2, whole genome shotgun sequence DNA encoding:
- the LOC136530896 gene encoding actin-related protein 6-like, yielding MTVGSRVVVIDNGGGLLKAGFGGDNDPIAIVPNCMAKPPGGNANSKKWLVADQLQAEDVDVTGMTLKRPIDRGYLINTEVQKEVWERVLCNLLQVDPTNSSLLLVEPLFNPPALQHATDELVFEEFGFNSLCVADGPSLVHLYEASRQPMLFCAQCSLVVDCGFSFTHASPVLQNFTLNYGVQRMDLGGKALTNYLKELVSYRSLNVMDETLLIDDAKEKLCFVSLDVPGDLHLARLSFKDNPFRCSYILPDGIAYKKGFVKDMDEALRYRSLPLDEEAEKKEHGLDINKSEDRKKPELSQNEFVLTNERFLVPEMFFHPIDLGINQAGLAECIVRAVQACHQYLQPVLFERERELRPLVPDNYKVKITRQEDPILGVWRGGSILASSPDFESMCITKSEYEEMGSARCRRRFFH
- the LOC136530895 gene encoding pyruvate dehydrogenase E1 component subunit beta-3, chloroplastic-like; translated protein: MAAAASSALHAVGAVASAKPRSAAPAVARRSVRVVAAAKGGQGSSGRGRLVTRSAVAAKADEAAAAAGSKSGGHELLMFEALREALIEEMNLDPTVCVMGEDVGHYGGSYKVTKGLAEMFGDLRVLDTPIAENSFTGMGVGAAMKGLRPVVEGMNMGFLLLAYNQISNNCGMLHYTSGGQFKIPIVIRGPGGVGRQLGAEHSQRLESYFQSIPGLQMVACSTPYNAKGLMKAAIRSKNPVVLFEHVLLYNLKEKIPDEEYICCLEEAEMVRPGEHVTILTYSRMRYHVMQAAKTLVNKGYDPEVIDIRSLKPFDLHTIGNSIKKTHRVLIVEECMRTGGIGASLRSAIIDNFWDYLDAPIMCLSSQDVPTPYAATLEDATVVQPAQIVAAVEQICQ